DNA from Rhodobacteraceae bacterium M382:
GCGCAATTGCCGCCACCCTATAACGAGGGGCTGTATCGCAATGTCACGGTGGACATGGGCCGCAAGGGGACGTTGTGCAACGCCCAGTCACCTGCGCCGCATATGAATTGTACCACCACCCCGATGGAGACGTTGACCGATGCGGTGCGGCTGGCCTTTGAGCAGGCGGCCCCTGACAAGGTGTCGGCCAGCTGGGGGCACGCCAACGGCTGTAATATCGCCGGGTGGGACAATCGCCATGACGAAGAATACGTCACCATGGTTCTGGCTTCGATCATTTCGGGGGCCGGGGCGACCAACAGCCAGGATGGCTGGCACGCCTGTGGGCCCGAATGCTGTTTTGGGGCGCTGACGTCGGGGGATATCGAGATGCTCGAACATTCCTATCCGATCATCATTCACGAATACGGGCTGATGGAGGACAGCGGCGGCGCGGGCAAATTCCGCGGTGGGTCAGGCACGCGCTGGGCGGTCGAACCGTTGGATACGGACATGACCCTTGTCACCTTTGGCGAAGGTCGCCGCATTCCGGCGATGGGGGCCGCGGGTGCAAAATCCGCCATGGTTCACAAAAAGGTCGGCCGGTTGGAAATCACCCGCGACGGCGACACCCAGATCATCACCGACAATGTGATCGAGACCATCAAACCTGGTGAGATTGCCGCCAACCTCAACCCCGGTGGCGGCGGGTTCGGCAACCCGTTCGAACGCGACCCGTTGAAGGTGGTCGAAGACGTTCGAAACGGGCTGGTCAGTGTTGAAGGGGCCCGGCTGGACTATGGGGTGGTCATTGCCGACGCCGAAACCCTCGCCATTGACGAAACCGCCACTGAACACGCCCGTTCTGTCGCCTGATCCTATTGATCCGAAAGGAAAACACATGCGTACCCAATATCGCCTGGGCATTGATGCCGGCGGCACATTCACCGATTTCATTCTGGCCGACAAAAAGGGCAGCACCCAGATCTTCAAGGTTCTGTCCACGCCGACCGAACCGACCAAGGCCATCCGGAACGGTCTGGCGCTGATCACCGAGGAAACCGGCCTGACGGCGCAGGACATCGTGTCGAATTCCGACCTGTGCATCAACGGCACCACCGTGGGTCTGAACGCGCTGATCACCCACACCGGGGCCAAGACCGGGTTGATCGCCACGCGGGGCCACGAAGATTCCATCGAAATCCGCCTGGGCCACAAGGAAGACGGGTATCGCTATGACCCGGATTATCCGCCCGCCACCATGCTGGTCCCGCGCCATCTGCGCAAAGGCATCTCGGAACGGGTGATTTCGGATGGGTCGGTCAAGACCCCGATCAACGAAGACGACGTGCGCGCCGCCTGTCGGTATTTTCTCGCCGAGAACGTGGAGTCGGTTGCGATCAGCTTTGTCTGGTCGGTGCTGCACCCCGAGCATGAGCTGCGCGCCGCCGAGATCGTCCGCGAGATGATGCCCGATGTGCGCCTGACGGTTGGCAGCCAATTGTACCCGCAGGTGCGTGAATACACCCGCACCTCTACCGCGATCGTGAATGCCTATCTGGCCCCGATCCTGCAACGCTATGTCGAAGCGATCGATGCCTATTTCCGCGAATTGGGCAGCCAGCACCCGGTGCGCTATTTCCAGTCGAACGGCGGGCTGGCGCTGGGCAAGGTGGTCAGCGACCAGTCGGTTTATGCGATCAATTCCGGGCCGGCATCGGCTCCGCAGGCGGCCTTGGATGTGGCCGAACCCTGGGGGGACAAGAACATCATCACCTGTGACATGGGTGGCACCTCCTTTGACATCACCTTGACCAAGGATGGTCAGGCCAACGTCAACAAGAACATCGACTTTTTGCGCTATCGCATTGGAATTCCGATGATTCAGGTGGAAACCCTGGGGGCCGGTGGCGGGTCGATTGGCTGGATCGACTCGATGGGGCTGATCCAGATGGGTCCGCAATCGGCGGGATCCGAACCGGGACCGGCCTGTTATGGTCAGGGCGGTGACAATCCGACCACCACGGATGCCAATCTGACGCTTGGCTATCTGAATGCCGATGGGCTGGTTGGCGGGCGTCTGCCGCTGGATGTGGACAAGGCGCGCAGCGCGATCAAGACCAAGCTGGCCGATCCGCTGGGCATTTCGGTGGAAAAGGCGGCCTATGGCATGTTCACCATCGTCAACAACAACATGGTGAATGCGATCCGCCGGGTGTCGGTCGAACGGGGCTATGATCCGCGCGATTTCGTGCTGATGGGGGCCGGGGGCGCGACCGGGGCGCATATCACCGCGCTGGCCCGTGAAATGGGGATCTCCAAAGTTCTGATTTCCAAGCTGGCCTCGGGGTTGTGCGCCTATGGTCAGATCATATCGGACGTCAAATACAACTATATGGCTCCGGCACCGATCCGGCTGGAGGGGGCCGAGGCGGCGCAAACGCTGGATCAGCTGTTCAACAAGCTGGAGTTGCGGGGCCATGGAGATCTGAGCCAGGACGGGTTCAGCGACGACAAGATTTCGATCCGTCGCAGTCTGGACATGCGTTATGTCGGGCAGGTGCATGAATGCACGGTCGAGATCGCGCCCTTTGAGGTCACAGAGCCGTCGCTGGAGGACATCAAGGCGGCGTTCCACGCCCGTCACAAGGCGCTGTACACCTATGATGAACCGCATAACGCCGTCGAAGTGGTGAATGTCGAAAGCACCATCGCCGGACGTGTGGACAAACCCAAACGTATGAGCATTGCCGCGGGATCGGGTGCCGAGAGCACGTTGAAGGGCCGCCGCGCGATGGTGTTCAGCGCCGACGGACAGGCACAGGACACGCCGGTCTATGACGGTGCTGCATTGGGGGCGGGGGACGTGTTGCATGGGCCTGCCGTCATCGAAGAGGTCACCACCACCATCGTGATCGAGCCGGGTTGGACCGTGTCGCTGCACGAAAGCGGGGTCTATGTGCTGACGGCGGAGACCGCCCCGGAGGGCCGGCCGCTGAGCCAGCTCAAAGAACTGGCCGGGGTCTGAGCCATGGCGCGGCGACACAGCACGGCGTCCTCGCAGGCCGAGTCCGCCCGGGCCGAACCCTCTCAGGCCGAGCCCTCTCTGGCTGCATCCGGGGTGACCGTGGCCTTTGGCGGGTTCAAGGCGCTCACCGATGTCACGATGTCGATCACGCCGGGCAGCGTTCATGGGCTGATTGGCCCCAATGGCGCGGGCAAGACGACAATGGTCAACACATTGACCGGGTTCCAGGCACCGACCACAGGGTCGGTCGCCCTGGGGGGCAAGGAGGTGGGCCGGATGTCGCCGCACCAGCTGCGCCGCGAAGGCGTGGCGCGGACATTTCAGGCCGGACGGTTGTTCACCGGTCTGGATGTTCTCGACAATCTGGCCGTGACGGGTGTGGGGCTGGGGCATTCCCGATCCGGGTCCGAGGCCGAAGCGTTGCGGGTGCTGGGCTGGATGGGGGTGCCCCATTTGGCTGAACGGCCGGCGGCGGGGCTGCCGTATACCGACGAACGGCGTGTGGGAATTGCCCGTGCCTTGATGTTTGCGCCGGACTTCTTGCTGCTGGATGAACCGGCGGCAGGAATGTCCGAAGCCGAAGCCGGCGATCTCGCCGCGCTGATCGCGCGTGTGGCAACCGAACTGGGCACCGGCGTTCTGCTCATCGAACACAATGTCGGGTTGGTTCTGTCCGTATCTCAGCATGTCTATGTGCTGGATGCGGGGCAGGTCATCGAAGAGGGCGACGTCGATGTGATCCTCAAGAGCCAGGTTGTGCGCGATGCCTATTTTGGTGCCGATCAGGAGGCCGCGTGATGTCCAAGCTTGGCGTATTTGACGTGTCGGTGCGGTACGGGAAAGTCCCCGCGCTGACCAATGTGACCCTGCACATAGAAGAGGGAGAACGGGTGTTCATCTCTGGCCCCAACGGGGCCGGGAAGTCGTCGTTGCTGGGGGCGATCAGCGGTGCTGTGGCCCCCAGCCAGGGGCGGATCGAACTGGATGGCGACCTGTTGAGCGGTCGCCCACCCGAAGCCATTGCGCGGCTGGGCCTGTCCATGGTGCCCGAGGGGCGCGAGATTTTTGGCAGCCTGACGGTCGAGGAAAACCTGAAGGTCGGGACCGGGTTGCGAAGAGACCAGAGCGCTGTCTCCGCCGATATTTCGGAGATATTTGACGCGTTCCCAATCCTGGGGGAGCGTCGTCATGCCAGCGCCGGTGCGCTGTCCGGTGGCCAGCAGCAGATGCTGGCCATCGGCCGGGCGCTGATGACCAATCCCAAACTGATGATGGTGGACGAACCGTCGTTGGGATTGGCCCCAAAGATTGTGGATCAGGTGTATGAAACGCTTGTTGCCCTGCAGGAAGAGCGGGGGCTGACGTTGTTGATCGTCGAACAAAGTTCGACACGCGCGGCCCGTGTTGGCGGGCGCATGATCCTGCTGCGGGGCGGTGCGGTTGTCGGCGAGGGAGACGCCGCGACCTTTGCGTCCAAGGACCTGCTTCGCGACGCCTATTTCGGAACATCCAACACGGAGGCCGCGCTATGAATTCTGCTGCACAACTGTTTTTTGATGCGGCTTCGCTGGGTGGGATCTATGCGATGGCCGCCCTGGGGATCGCGTTGATCTTTGGGGTGATGAACCTGGTGAACTTTGCCCATGGCGAATACATCGCCTTTTGCGTGTTCGCCCTGATCGTGCCATCGACCGACGCCGTGGCGGTGTTGTTTCTGGGCAAGGCACCGGCCTTTGTGTTGATCCCGGTTCTGCTGGCGGTGGGCGCCGGAGCTGCCGTGGCCAGCGAATACATCGTGTTCCGCCATATGCGCCGGGCAACGCCGGTGGCGATGATGATTTCCTCCTTTGCGCTGGGCTTTGTCATCCAGAATTCGCTGCTGGCGATTTACGGAGGGCGGCCCAAGGCCATCAGCCTGTGGCCGGATCTGAACACGCCTGTGGCCGTGGCGGGGGCGCATGTCCCGCTGCTGCAGCTGATTGTCATCCTGAGCACGGTGGTGGTGGTCTGTGCCCTGGCGCTGTTGTTGAAGAAAACCCGCCTGGGGTTGGAAATGCGGGCCGCGGCCGAGAATTTCACCATGGCGCGGCTGTTGGGGGTGCGGGCCAATGTGGTGATCACCGGGGCCTTTGCCCTGTCGGGCGCGCTGGCGGCGGCCGTCGCGCTGATCCTGGCGACCCAGACCGGGGTCGCAGATGTCCGCATGGGCGGGCAGATCATGCTGGTTGCCTTTATCGCCACGGTCATCGGCGGGTTGGGGTCGTTGCCCGGTGCCGTGGCCGCGGGATTTCTGATTGGTGCGACATCCATTGTGTTGCAGGCCTTTCTGCCGCTGGAAGTCCGCCCGTTCCGCGACGCCTTTCTTTACACGCTGGTCATCGTTTGCCTGCTTTTGCGTCCGCAAGGGTTGTTCGTGCCCAGTTCAGCCAAGCCGAGGATTTGAACCATGATGGGTAAACACGCACAAAACCGGCTTCTGGCCTATTCCACCCCGATTGTTCTGATCGGACTTCTGGTCCTGATGGCGGGAATGGTCAGCCTGTTCGGGGACAAGGCGCTGGCCCGGACGATGGCCGAAACCCTGGTCCGGGTGGTGCTGGTGGTCGGTCTTTGGATCTTTGTCGGCAATTCGGGCGTCGTCAGTTTCGGCCATGCCGGGTACATGGCGATCGGTGCCTATTGTTCGGCGTGGCTGACGCTGAAGCCACAGATGAAATCCATGTTCCTTCCGGACCTGCCGCAATGGTTGGCGCAGGCGGAATGGCCGGTTTTGCCTGCCGCGATCGTGTCGGGGCTGTTGGCGGCGCTGGTTGCGCTGATC
Protein-coding regions in this window:
- a CDS encoding ABC transporter ATP-binding protein, with translation MSKLGVFDVSVRYGKVPALTNVTLHIEEGERVFISGPNGAGKSSLLGAISGAVAPSQGRIELDGDLLSGRPPEAIARLGLSMVPEGREIFGSLTVEENLKVGTGLRRDQSAVSADISEIFDAFPILGERRHASAGALSGGQQQMLAIGRALMTNPKLMMVDEPSLGLAPKIVDQVYETLVALQEERGLTLLIVEQSSTRAARVGGRMILLRGGAVVGEGDAATFASKDLLRDAYFGTSNTEAAL
- a CDS encoding hydantoinase/oxoprolinase family protein, whose product is MRTQYRLGIDAGGTFTDFILADKKGSTQIFKVLSTPTEPTKAIRNGLALITEETGLTAQDIVSNSDLCINGTTVGLNALITHTGAKTGLIATRGHEDSIEIRLGHKEDGYRYDPDYPPATMLVPRHLRKGISERVISDGSVKTPINEDDVRAACRYFLAENVESVAISFVWSVLHPEHELRAAEIVREMMPDVRLTVGSQLYPQVREYTRTSTAIVNAYLAPILQRYVEAIDAYFRELGSQHPVRYFQSNGGLALGKVVSDQSVYAINSGPASAPQAALDVAEPWGDKNIITCDMGGTSFDITLTKDGQANVNKNIDFLRYRIGIPMIQVETLGAGGGSIGWIDSMGLIQMGPQSAGSEPGPACYGQGGDNPTTTDANLTLGYLNADGLVGGRLPLDVDKARSAIKTKLADPLGISVEKAAYGMFTIVNNNMVNAIRRVSVERGYDPRDFVLMGAGGATGAHITALAREMGISKVLISKLASGLCAYGQIISDVKYNYMAPAPIRLEGAEAAQTLDQLFNKLELRGHGDLSQDGFSDDKISIRRSLDMRYVGQVHECTVEIAPFEVTEPSLEDIKAAFHARHKALYTYDEPHNAVEVVNVESTIAGRVDKPKRMSIAAGSGAESTLKGRRAMVFSADGQAQDTPVYDGAALGAGDVLHGPAVIEEVTTTIVIEPGWTVSLHESGVYVLTAETAPEGRPLSQLKELAGV
- a CDS encoding ABC transporter ATP-binding protein; protein product: MARRHSTASSQAESARAEPSQAEPSLAASGVTVAFGGFKALTDVTMSITPGSVHGLIGPNGAGKTTMVNTLTGFQAPTTGSVALGGKEVGRMSPHQLRREGVARTFQAGRLFTGLDVLDNLAVTGVGLGHSRSGSEAEALRVLGWMGVPHLAERPAAGLPYTDERRVGIARALMFAPDFLLLDEPAAGMSEAEAGDLAALIARVATELGTGVLLIEHNVGLVLSVSQHVYVLDAGQVIEEGDVDVILKSQVVRDAYFGADQEAA
- a CDS encoding branched-chain amino acid ABC transporter permease, with translation MNSAAQLFFDAASLGGIYAMAALGIALIFGVMNLVNFAHGEYIAFCVFALIVPSTDAVAVLFLGKAPAFVLIPVLLAVGAGAAVASEYIVFRHMRRATPVAMMISSFALGFVIQNSLLAIYGGRPKAISLWPDLNTPVAVAGAHVPLLQLIVILSTVVVVCALALLLKKTRLGLEMRAAAENFTMARLLGVRANVVITGAFALSGALAAAVALILATQTGVADVRMGGQIMLVAFIATVIGGLGSLPGAVAAGFLIGATSIVLQAFLPLEVRPFRDAFLYTLVIVCLLLRPQGLFVPSSAKPRI